The following proteins come from a genomic window of Acidobacteriota bacterium:
- a CDS encoding phosphate ABC transporter substrate-binding protein, whose translation MSSIDVDTASKIFLQKERRWSDGTTIHPVTLAVSEVREEFSQAVHNRSELDLRKHWQRQIFTGRGSPPLERPSDAAVLEYVRTTPGAIGYISSGTRASGVKVLQLR comes from the coding sequence ATTTTTCTGCAGAAGGAGCGGCGCTGGAGCGACGGCACCACCATCCACCCGGTGACCTTGGCGGTTTCCGAGGTGCGCGAGGAGTTCTCGCAAGCGGTGCACAATCGCAGTGAGCTCGATCTGCGCAAACACTGGCAGCGCCAGATCTTCACCGGCCGCGGCTCCCCACCCCTGGAGCGCCCGTCCGACGCCGCAGTTCTCGAGTACGTGCGCACCACCCCCGGTGCCATCGGCTACATCTCCTCCGGTACCCGCGCCAGCGGCGTCAAAGTTCTCCAGCTTCGCTGA